One genomic region from Jilunia laotingensis encodes:
- a CDS encoding TapB family protein, producing MKLRNLFLSGLLLIATSAIAQNDCTFFFPNQQNEQLTRNCYTANGKLLNILVYRVDQVFNYPSGMEVLANYTFTNASGQVLHSGNMVARCNDGDFSMSMSGAMSFPVAMDMLNSDIYMMGDLMNYPNALSDPTDPADDNEFDDATLRLYQKGNKNNRAEITLSDRQFVTTESVDTPAGAFYCTKIKYDINIWTPKGTIEGYGYEWYTPNIGIVRTEQYNKKKELQSYSVLEKIKK from the coding sequence ATGAAACTAAGAAATCTATTCTTATCTGGCCTTTTGTTAATCGCAACAAGTGCCATTGCTCAAAATGACTGTACTTTCTTCTTCCCTAATCAGCAAAATGAGCAACTAACCCGTAATTGTTATACAGCTAATGGAAAGCTGCTGAATATTCTCGTTTATCGTGTTGACCAGGTATTTAACTATCCCTCGGGAATGGAAGTTTTGGCTAATTACACATTTACCAATGCATCCGGACAAGTTCTCCATTCAGGTAACATGGTAGCCCGCTGCAATGATGGAGATTTCTCCATGAGTATGAGTGGTGCAATGAGTTTTCCTGTAGCTATGGATATGTTAAACTCGGATATTTATATGATGGGAGATCTGATGAACTATCCTAATGCCCTATCCGATCCGACAGATCCGGCTGATGACAACGAATTCGATGATGCCACGCTCCGTCTTTATCAGAAAGGTAATAAAAATAATCGGGCAGAGATCACTCTTTCCGATCGTCAATTTGTAACAACGGAAAGTGTTGACACTCCGGCCGGAGCTTTCTATTGTACAAAAATAAAATATGATATAAACATTTGGACACCCAAAGGAACAATTGAAGGTTACGGATATGAATGGTATACTCCCAATATTGGCATTGTCCGTACGGAACAATACAATAAGAAAAAAGAGCTGCAATCTTACAGTGTGCTTGAAAAAATAAAGAAATAG
- a CDS encoding porin family protein encodes MLLVCILTYAQGSSLDKVERPNNRKINFGIKAGFNSSMFLVSDFKIKDVTIDEIQNNYKLGYFGALFMRFNMKKHFIQPEVSYNISKCEITFDKLGSQHPDIEPDYASVNSTIHSIDFPVLYGYNVVKQGAYGMSVFIGPKLRYIWGKKNEITFENFDQKGMHERLYPFNLCAVVGVGVNISRIFFDFRYEQGLHNISKSVTYDNINPDGSIGVSNITFHRRDQVLSFSLGVIF; translated from the coding sequence ATGCTTTTGGTGTGCATACTTACATATGCACAAGGAAGTTCTTTGGATAAAGTGGAGCGTCCTAATAACCGGAAAATAAATTTTGGGATCAAAGCCGGATTTAATTCTTCCATGTTCCTAGTATCTGATTTTAAAATTAAAGATGTTACTATCGATGAGATCCAAAATAATTATAAACTTGGTTATTTTGGTGCGTTATTCATGCGTTTCAATATGAAGAAACATTTTATTCAGCCAGAGGTTTCCTATAATATCAGTAAATGCGAAATCACTTTTGATAAACTGGGATCGCAACACCCAGATATCGAACCGGATTATGCTTCAGTAAATTCCACAATACACAGCATTGATTTTCCGGTTCTTTATGGATATAATGTAGTAAAACAAGGGGCGTATGGAATGTCTGTTTTCATAGGACCCAAACTACGCTATATTTGGGGAAAGAAAAATGAAATAACTTTTGAAAACTTCGACCAAAAGGGAATGCACGAACGACTTTATCCTTTTAATTTATGCGCAGTTGTCGGTGTCGGAGTAAACATCTCCCGGATATTCTTTGATTTCCGTTATGAACAGGGGTTACACAATATCTCTAAATCCGTTACTTATGACAATATTAATCCTGATGGAAGCATTGGTGTCAGTAACATCACATTTCATCGGCGTGATCAAGTGCTTAGTTTTTCATTAGGGGTTATTTTCTAA
- the glyA gene encoding serine hydroxymethyltransferase produces the protein MKRDELIFDIIEKEHQRQLKGIELIASENFVSDQVMQAMGSCLTNKYAEGYPGKRYYGGCEVVDQSEQIAIDRLKQIFGAEWANVQPHSGAQANAAVFLAVLNPGDKFMGLNLAHGGHLSHGSLVNTSGIIYTPCEYNLNKDTGRVDYDQMEEIALRERPKMIIGGGSAYSREWDYKRMREIADKIGAILLVDMAHPAGLIAAGLLDNPLKYAHIVTSTTHKTLRGPRGGVIMMGKDFPNPWGKKNPKGERKMMSQLLDSAVFPGIQGGPLEHVIAAKAVAFGECLQPEYKEYQKQVKKNAAVLAQALIDRGFSIVSGGTDNHSMLVDLRTKYPELTGKVAEKALVAADITVNKNMVPFDTRSAFQTSGIRLGTPAITTRGAKEDLMLEIAEMIETVLSNVDNEAIIAQVRARVNKTMEKYPIFAY, from the coding sequence ATGAAAAGAGACGAATTAATTTTCGATATTATCGAAAAAGAACATCAACGTCAACTTAAAGGCATCGAGTTGATCGCATCAGAAAACTTTGTAAGTGACCAAGTAATGCAGGCAATGGGTTCCTGTTTAACCAACAAATATGCCGAAGGATATCCCGGCAAGCGTTACTATGGGGGGTGCGAAGTTGTTGACCAAAGTGAACAAATTGCAATCGATCGGTTAAAACAAATCTTCGGTGCTGAATGGGCTAATGTTCAACCTCACTCAGGCGCACAAGCTAATGCAGCTGTATTTTTGGCTGTATTGAATCCAGGTGACAAGTTTATGGGATTAAATCTGGCACACGGTGGTCATCTTTCTCACGGCTCATTAGTGAATACTTCCGGTATCATTTATACGCCATGTGAATATAATCTTAATAAAGATACTGGCCGCGTAGATTATGATCAGATGGAAGAAATAGCTCTTCGCGAACGCCCTAAAATGATAATTGGTGGTGGTTCTGCATATTCCCGCGAATGGGATTATAAACGCATGCGCGAAATTGCCGATAAGATCGGTGCCATCCTATTGGTAGACATGGCACATCCTGCCGGATTAATTGCTGCAGGTTTATTGGACAATCCGCTAAAATATGCCCATATTGTCACATCGACAACACATAAAACACTGCGTGGTCCACGTGGCGGTGTCATAATGATGGGCAAAGACTTCCCTAATCCATGGGGAAAGAAAAATCCTAAAGGAGAAAGAAAAATGATGTCTCAGTTACTTGACTCAGCTGTATTCCCTGGGATACAAGGAGGTCCGTTAGAGCATGTAATTGCAGCAAAAGCAGTTGCTTTTGGTGAATGCCTGCAACCTGAATATAAAGAATATCAGAAACAAGTAAAGAAAAATGCAGCCGTATTGGCTCAAGCATTGATTGATCGCGGGTTTAGTATTGTTTCAGGTGGTACAGACAATCATTCTATGCTGGTAGACCTCCGCACCAAATATCCTGAATTAACAGGTAAAGTGGCAGAAAAAGCATTAGTGGCTGCTGATATTACTGTAAATAAAAACATGGTACCTTTCGATACCCGTTCTGCTTTCCAAACTTCCGGTATTCGTTTAGGTACTCCCGCCATTACAACTCGTGGTGCAAAAGAAGATTTAATGCTGGAAATTGCAGAAATGATTGAAACTGTACTTTCCAACGTAGATAATGAAGCAATAATAGCTCAAGTACGTGCCCGCGTTAATAAAACAATGGAAAAATATCCTATTTTTGCATATTAA
- a CDS encoding flavin reductase family protein: MRVDWKPGTMIYPLPAVMVSCGENESEYNIITVAWTGTICTNPPMCYISIRPERYSHSIIKKNMEFVINLTTAVMAFPTDWCGVRSGRDYHKFEEMKLTPGKCSIVKAPLIEESPLCIECRVKEIVSLGSHDMFIADVVNVRADENHLNAGTGKLELAEANPLVYVHGGYYELGNKIGKFGWSVEKNKNNKK, translated from the coding sequence ATGCGTGTTGACTGGAAACCAGGAACAATGATTTATCCCCTACCCGCTGTTATGGTGAGTTGTGGAGAAAACGAAAGTGAATATAATATTATCACTGTAGCATGGACGGGAACGATTTGTACGAACCCGCCCATGTGTTATATATCCATACGTCCCGAGCGTTATTCACACTCGATTATAAAAAAGAATATGGAGTTTGTCATCAATCTGACAACCGCTGTAATGGCGTTTCCTACCGACTGGTGCGGAGTACGTTCCGGACGAGATTATCATAAGTTTGAAGAGATGAAACTGACACCGGGTAAATGTTCTATTGTTAAAGCTCCACTCATTGAAGAATCACCTCTCTGCATAGAATGCCGTGTAAAAGAAATCGTATCATTGGGATCACATGACATGTTCATAGCTGATGTAGTAAATGTTCGCGCGGATGAAAACCATCTGAATGCAGGAACCGGCAAGTTGGAATTAGCTGAAGCCAATCCATTGGTATATGTACATGGTGGGTATTATGAACTTGGAAACAAAATCGGAAAATTCGGCTGGAGTGTAGAGAAAAATAAAAATAATAAAAAGTAA